TAAAGCCTGAAAGAAAAATGACCAGCAGACAGGTTTGTAGCCTCAGCCGCTTTATTCAGTTTCACAGTAAAGGATGTGAAGTTCTGCTGGCAAACAGAACATTAAAGTCAACAGCATTTTGTAAGAGCACGAAATAAGTTATTAGGTTTTGTAGATTTGAAGGCTGTGCAGGAGGGAGAATGGAAGACATGGaaaaattcaaggggggaaatTCCCCTTTTAAACCAGGGGTTTtaaatgattggggtggggagaaatcttGGAAGAAATTGGAAACACTGTTGTGCAAAACTTGAGCAATATTTTCAAATAGTTACAGCCAACGAACACTAGTGCATTTTTTTCTGATTCAAGATTCAAAAGGTAGCAATGTAAACAATCATAGCATTGCTACTGCATTGGAGCACTTATTAAGCAACACGCTTAGCACATGATACTGGGAactttcaaatgttgttggaggcAGAATATCATCAAGGATTTGGTCAAATCTACAAAACATGGCAGCCTTTGGAATTTCTCTGACTCTTCCAGCTTCTCCGTTGCCGCAGATTCCTCCATTTTCTGCGCTGGGTGAAAAACTGAGGAACAATTGAAGACACAcattcacacagaaacacaaaaCTAACTTTTGCACAAAAGAGCTGATCCATTTTCTGAAACCCATAAAGCTCAAGGCAAATATCccatgtatgtttactcagaagtgccCTAATGAGTTCTAGCGGGTTTACTCCCAAGTGTGTGCATGGTATAATATACTAGTGCATAGTGTAGTGCAGAATACACTACTGAAAATTTTAAATCCAGAGGGGAGTTTATTTGTGGCTTTCTGtatgttgttggacaccaactctcatcagccctagccagcatggctaacagATCATGAATGTTACACCCCTGCTGCTAGGTTTCTAGTAAGGGAGACAACTGAAGGTGTtgccaaaaacaaaccaaccacttAAAATTCTAAGGAAGCACACTCCGGCTCAGTTATTAAAAACGTATTGTGACCTTCGCTACAAGTAGAAGAAAATCATACCATAGGCATAGAGCCATTTCCACATGTAAAATCTAAGCCTTGGTGTTTAAGAAAAGCCTTTCATGACAAGGTGCAGGTGCAGTAAACCTGAGATGGGAGAATCCTTTCTTCATAAATCTGATGTGACAGAAGTATCTTTTGCTCTTTTGAAGACATTCTGAGCTGACATTCTTTTATCACCACACATCCCTACAGTACACTCTGCCAACCCAGACAGGATCAATTTGAATTAATTGAGGCTTTGGGGGTCTTTTGGGCTGAGAAGGGGTATAAAAATAAGCTTTCTACGGTCTACATGTTTACGGTCGTTTTCCAAGTGTCACTAGGCTCACTTTTAGGTTTGGAATGAATCACTTGCAAATGTTAATACGAGACAGAACTGAAAATCGAAAGGTATGCATTCTATTCCATGCAGCTTTTTCAATTTATTTACAAATGTGGGGAATACAAAGAGGGCACAACTTCTAAAATTGGTCCAAGCTGTCACTGCCCAACCCTATTCGGATGCTCTTAGCCATGTTTCTGGGCCTGTAGAAACTCCTCCCTTGGACTAGGTTAAGGCTTCTTGAGGGCTGAAAAAAAATTTCATCCAGCAAGTGAGAAATGTTACTTACTCTGTGCATCTGCTGGGCAAATGTTCAAAAAACTTGCACATGTTCAAATATGTAGGAACATCGGAAGCTGCCCAATACAGTATCAGACCCTTGGTcgatctaactcagtattgtatGACAATGACTGACAGAGGCTAGTCTCCAGAGTTTCACACACAAAAGGATTCCCTCTTCCCTACATGAGAAACCAGGGATTGAACTTCTGGATGCAAAGGATCCGCTTCACTAGTGAGCTACGGCCCTTTCCCAAACATAATGCACTGTACTTTATATAAGGTAATTTATGCAGTACTGTTTGTGAACACATATTACAGGAACCTCAACTGGTGACCTAGGGACAGGAAACCACTGTCCAAATTTCTTTTACGTTGTTCTCATTGCAAAATATTCCCCATCATATTACTCATTTGAGAAATTATTGCAGATCAAAAAGGACAAGCTTTAAAATACATGACCCCATAGGACACAAAGTGGATTTAAAGAGAAAGCAACTCTTATCTGCTGAAATGGGCTAAGATAGCCTATAAAAGAATCATGCCAATCAGGAGAGTAAATCAAAGGAGGTTCCTGGAAAAACTGCATTGGTTCTAAACCTTAGGAGCTGgtgcagagttttagggcagtgtGTGCCGACCacattttgagcgcatttcacCTTGTTGGGCTGCCTCTGCACCAAGCCTGTTGCATTTTCAGCAGTGCATCATACCGGTACAAATGGTCAAGTGATCCTCCCGCCAAGAAACTGCTAATGGAGCAGCTTGTGGCTTTTAAAATGGATATTTACACATAACAAAATTGAAACACTATTTCTAAGGCACATGATAAAGAGAATAAGTAGATAAAAAACTAACTGCCGCACAAGGGCAGTTTGATGAGCAAGCAGGCAGGAGTTTGTGTCCTTTCTTCATGGCCGGCTGAGGGCAGCCGACACAGCTTGTCAGGGCACCCAGTCTTTTGGATGGCGCAAAACTTCTAGGATTTCAGCTTCCCTGGAATTCTCTGGAGGAGAATGCATGTATTCCCACCTGCAGacaattttaaaattacaaacatAGAATTACTTTCACCTGGAGAGCAGGATGCATGCTCTCTAGACAGTACAGTTTCATACTTCTTTTGATATCTCAAGAGTGGGACCCAATAAATGTCTATGTGATTTTGATTCActagagaggaggggaggggggtgtccaccaatttccccctctccctgcagCCTGTGGCACTCCAGCCCACCCCCAATTCAGCTCCCAAGAGTTGGGGAACCCTCTAGAATAGCCAGGAAGACACGTAAGTAAAGCAGTTAAGAACTCCCTGAGAAAAGGTCTACCTGTATGTAAAGCAGGACTTTTGAATATCCTTCATCTCTTCCTCATACTAGATAAGCATCcaaacaacgccccccccccatgtagttGGTAGCAGCATCTCTCTCCAAAACAGGAAAATATGCAGATGgagggacttggggggggggctgttggccACAAACCCAGGTGAGCACTCATCAGACCCTGAGGTAGTCTAGGGGAAGCAGAGCTTCTTGTACTGGCCAGACACTCGGCGTGTTCTTCATTTAAGCATCAAATCCAGAGGAGCAGAACAAAACAGTAGCTGGATACTTTCCGATGGAAAGGCAAGTTGTTTCTTATTGGTAGCAAtatccccagccagccagctgagtCCTCCAAAATTATGAGGAACTACTGAGTTCAGGTTCACAACATGGAAAAAGACCCAGCTGATGGCACTCCCTCACAGTTGCCCATTCACTAAGcacccagcagcagcaaataTCAATCTATCCCCACCTCTCTCGGGTCTCTCCAGAGGGAAGTgttcttctcacagtggcaaggACATTCTTCACCTAGTGGCTTAGTGCGCATGGAAATATGGATTCTGAGAAAGCTAGTTATTGCTACTTATTGCACAAAGCTAGCTATAGCACACATTTGGAGCTGGACTCTCTTTAAACTCACGGCAATGAAATCTTGTTtgcaattaaaaagcaacaaaactTGTTAGTTTCCTATCAAGCAACACCTGAAAAGTTCTGTTTAGAAGTTGAGATTATGCTCTTACCTGGCAGTGAGTGGCAAAGACATAAGGATGCTTTCAATCCTAGATCCTGGTGTTGCAAGTCCAAACTTAGTACCTCTGTCATAAACAAGATTGAATTCCACATACCTGTGGGAGAAcacaggggagaaagagagactttTGTCTGTTTCCTTAAACTGTGTTACTAATTCTGGCTTTGCTAATTACAAGTAAAGGAAAGAAGTTCTGCAGGAAATTCTACCCCAGTACCTGGCCAGGCAAATCCTGCATAAAAGCCCTAGCCTTCATGATTTTACTAAGCACTTTCCACATATTTTCAGGTCGAACTTCATtagatgctaaaaaaaaaaagtaacccaGAGTCCAAGGATCTTAAGCTGAATTCTGAAAGTCGATGCTTGCAGAGAAACTTGGAATAAATCCAGCCATGCACATAGGTTAGCAACATTGCTGGTAAAAGAACTGCTCAATTGCTTGGCTCAGAAACAAAAGAGCATCAGTGTGAGACCTACTTCAGCACTTGTGCAACAATCaatgctcagtattgtctccctgaacaaaacaggaaacacagaaaaacttttatttttgcaAGAAAGAGGAAGACGGGCTTCCAAATAAGCTGTCTGAATGGACTGTCAAATGAACATCCACCTTCAAGTCCAGTCACAGTAGACTGAAAATTACATTCGAGTCCTAGGCATAATTTTGCATTCCAACACATGAACCAACCACAGAAGCCTTCTCAGGTCTATAGCAGCATCCTTATCCAATACACTAATCCCCTCCCAGGGCCACAATCTCAACTGGTCACAGGTCTCCTTCCACCTTCTCTAGTTGCTACCTTAGAGTATAAGCCATTGTCTTTGAAGCAGAACAGAAAATGAATGCTTAGTAACATTTTAAAAGTTGGAAACGACAAGTTTTTGGTGTGTCTCAAATTAAAGGAGAGAGAGGTTGAAAGCcaaacaaaaatacagtggtaccttgggttaagaacttaattcgttctggaggtctgatcttaacctgaaactgttcttaacctgaagcaccactttagctaatgggacctcccgctgccgctgtgcgatttctgttctcatcctgaagcaaagttcttaacctgaggtgctatttctgggttagcggagtctgtaacctgaagcctctgtgtTGGTGacacatcattttgcaacacaataattgagttttactagcaaaccggaggttaaactaacccctttctagTGCCGGCAGGAGTGTGGGGAGTGTTtgcacgacacacctacacactgcagccgacacactaatgtgtcacgacacacagtttggaaggctctgttaTAGGATACAGCCAGAGCCACGTCGACTGCAATTTCAAAATGTGCACAGCAGAGAACTCTCTATCTTAAAGACCAGTCACAATGAATGGGGAAAAGAGGGGTTATAATGGTTAGCTTGTCGCTCCTTATCTTAGTGCAAGGAAAAACGGAACCCAACTACCCTAATCCCAGACTCTACATGGTTTATCAGAAGACACGAAGCAGCCCCTGTGTTTTTTCCCTTCAAGCAACGCCCTGATCTCACAAAACCAGAACCATGCTCCAAGGCTGTCTTTAGAATCGAAAGATAATCAGACATAGTCAGCACTTCGAATTTCAAATGCTACAACAAGATTGTTCAGAAACTGTCATTAGTTTGTGGATACAAGTATGCTGATATAGTTCAGTTGGTGGGAATATATTTATCTTGCCAACAGGGAAACAAATTCAGTATCTTCCAATTAAGTTCTGGGCACAACTCAACAGGCTGGCAATTAGAAGCCTTCGGATGATGAAGAAATTAGAATACCACTGACGTAGGACAAAGACATGAAGAAGGTTCATGGTTACTTCAAATGTATTAAACTGACATTTTATGAAAAGGGGGCAAAATGGTTTTGGATTAGCCACCTTGCTGATCAACCGACGAGCAAAACAGCACCCCTTCCCCGTGGTTTGAAGCCTTCCAAAGCTCACCTCCCTCTGCGGATCTGCTGCCACAATTTTTCCTCTGGTGAGAAGGTGTCATGGCAGTGCTTCTTCACAATGGGAACATAGCAAGGCACAATGGCTTTGGCACAACTCTGCACAAACTGAAAGACCTCTTCTTTTGAAGGTGAGTCCAGGTCATCAAAAAATATGCCTCCAATCCCTCGTCGTTCTCCTCGGTGCTTGATATAAAAATAATCATCACACCTACAACCATGAACGTTAGGCACACAAAAAATGGTTATATTGGCAGATTTTGAAATACATCACTATATACAGCCTTGTAGGCGGGGGCACAGCTGCATAACCTCCACCTTTAGCAGAAGagtagggggaggggagggagggaagagagttgACTCTCTCTGGTCCCATTCAGTTCTTAATGACATCAACAGTACAGGCATTGGCtgagcagctctgtttagggacgtttttaatgtctcatgtttaattgtgtttttaatattctgttgggagccgcccaaccagatgggtgaggtataaataaattttattatcatcatcatcagatagAGGACATCTTTAAAACTATAGGGCAAAAGCTCCAAGATGTTTTATGATAATCTCTTCCTTCCTCAAGTAAAATTTGATTAGGCCTTTCTGCATACCATTTCTTAAACTTGGGGTACAGCTCTGGATTATGCCGATCACAGGCTTCCTTCAGAGTTTTGTGGAAATGAACGGCGTCATCTTTGTCCAAGTAAGTTGGAGTGAGGTCTGTTCCACCACCAAACCACCACTGTGTCGTACCTAagggcaaaaaaccccaacaacaactaCATAATTATTTTACCCATAAGAAAGTTATTAGATATATTTGAGCTGTTTCCAACGCTCCACGAACTGAACTCCACTTATTCAATGGGagttccccttcctcccctcaccGCCATGCccacaaaatctgctctggagggtcctgCAACCCCTTagagctgattttgagggtgtACAGGAGGCTGTAGCAGACAGGAATGTTCTGCAAGCAGAAGTCTCTAACTCATCACTTTTTTACATTTACTCTTGTAATATATGAATATGCATTTACTTACTGACTCatctgtaacacacacacacatatagtgaACTTAAGGCAACTGCCTGCATTATACTTGCCAATACATCTGAGGAAAATTTTGAAGGGTAGTTGAGAAAACTGATTACATATAAGGCACTTATTTTAACTTCTGCACTCTCCCAGGCTTATGGATGAGagaaattcttttaaaaagtaataaaaaccAAGTTCATATATAAAAGGCAGGTTGACACTACTGTCCCTTGGTCACAGAATGCATCCTGCAAAACCAGGGATTAAAGCATCTGAAATGCTTCATAAAATAGTTGTGGAAAACTGAAGAGAACATTGTAAAGAAAAATGCTCAGATATTTTTAGGATGTTAAGACAAGCAGATTCCACACTGCCTAGGTTAATGGGTAAAATTCATGTTCCTTGAGAAAGTCTTCCCACTGGGAATAAAGGAGATAAATTTGCTACCTACATCTTCTCAAtcttcttttctccctcctgctgACTTCTCTAATAGGTCATGGCTGTAGAGATCTGTTATACATGCCACAGATCATCTTGTTTATTAATTAATAAactattaattttataatgaatgattttagagtgttgtgttgtactgttgtattgttttattgttgttagccgccctgagcccggcttcggctggggagggcgggatataaataaattttattattattattattattattattattattattattattattatggcaagcAGAGGTTGAGGAGGGCAATTCTCAATCTCTTACTGCAGCATAAGAATTCTCCCTTCTAAAGGTGGGCTCCATTATTTTTTCGCTCACATATAATTCCGACACTCCTGGTTCATTACTGTTCTTACCATCGGCCTCCTCAATTTCAAAGTATCTGTAGTTGAAGTGTATGGTGGGGACGTGAGGGTTCTTTGGATGAATAACGGAGCTGACACCCATAGCACAAAAAGGCAGTTTTCCTATAAGGCAAAATAAAGGAAGTCTGTGCCAACAATGAAAACACCATCCAGctctgaaaacaaaacatttttttctaacCGTGCTTCCAATTCTGCATCGTGCATCCCAGAAGCAATGTGCACGGACCCACAACTTTTTAGTCTCAGTTTGTTTTTTGCTGAGGTGACACTGGAGCTCTTATGCACCTATAGCAGAGCCTGAGCTTTGCATCGTGCCTGAGCCCTGCCTCAGCTTGCCCTGTATGCAGCCTGAAGCCTGCCTTGCTTTGCTCCCATTCAGAGCCTGGCCTTGGGCAGATCCAGATTTCCAGAGCAACACGCCTTACCACTTTTGCCCTTCAGGGTTTTCCCTCTGCTTCTCATCTGTTGAGCTGCTTCTTCAGAAAGGTGTCCAAAAACAACAGATACATTAACTCCGGCCTTCTCAAAGACTTCTCCATTCTGTAGTACGCAGCTGATGCCTCCCCCACCTGTTAAGACAAGAAGCAGGAGTTCATTTCACTACCAACCAGTTCGAAATTAGTGTATGCCATTTGTAAAGACACCTGTTCATACAGTTATCCAAACCTAGGCAATTTGGTAGCTTGGCTCTTCAGAACAGGAAAAGGCAGCACTCAAGCTACAGAGGAGGGGCCAGGTGGGACTTGACACTTTTACACTTTGTTGATGATTTTGCTAAATCTGGTGCATTCAGAAGGATGTTGAATTAAATTGATGTTAAAGTCTTCCTTCCATCCATGCCCCTCAATAATTTGAGCAGTGGGATAAACTGTGCAATGATAAAACTTTCAATAATTATCTTGAGTCATGAAAAATTCACAGAAGTATTATTTCAATTAAACTTCAATCAAGTTGGGATGCATTACCACTTCATGGAGAGACAGCTACTAATGACCTGAAGCTTGTAAGGAACATTCACCGACCATGTTCGCAGGTCACAATACGCAAGATAGCCAGCATATTACGGTTTCAGAAATAAGCAGCATGCGTGTACCCAGTCAGATTATTCCTTTTTCATCCTGCCCCAGGCAAAAGAAGGAAAAACAACCCAGGAAGTCATCATGAAGGGTGGCTTTCTATACTGCCCTAAAAAAGGAGAATCCTGGTCCGCTGCCTCCTAACAAACCAGCATTTAAAAGCCAACAACAAACTATGGGTTAAGTCTGGTTTGCTAAAGAGCAACAAACCTGGGTTTGGGCACCACAGGAAGTCAAGCTTAATTGCAGCTTCCTGGCTTGCACAAAGGAAGAGTGAAGCAGGAGTAATTGGGCAGTGGCTTCCAGTATGCTGCTGGTTCCCAATGTAAGCCAGCAACCTTGGCTTATTGTGATGTGTGAACAAAACTACAATCTGTTACTAAGCAGAACTATAATCAGAACTACCTTCCACCTTATTAAGCAGAAAGAAAATCAACCAattaagtttaaaaaaataaaaataaagtgataTTTTTATAAAGCTTCCTCTCAAAAACTATGTGCGTTAGGACAAAAAGTAGATGTGATAGTTTTTTTCCTGGTTTTAAAGATGCAGTGTTCTCTGATATTTGTAAAGAGAAGATAGGACCTCAGTGGGACCCTCCTTTCTTATCTGCTTCACTCCACGCACCCTGCACGCCACACTGGTCTCAGTCGTACAAAACCCTCCCTTGCAATCAGTCGCGCTCATCTTCAAAAGTCAGTTGCCCATTAAACACAAATCATTTAAGGGAATTTTGCCTCTAAAAATGGTCTAGTTCAATTAACTTTGAAACTTTGACTTTTACaactcttctgcttctgttagataACATTTTGTTCCTGATCTAGCAATTCACTCCAgaagcaaatatgattaagtgtaaaatttaaggttaaattgcgttagataaattatggaacaaaatttgagaaatagagggaaaggacttgctgaaacaactaattgaattagaatacaaaacagggggtgtgaggaagtcaaggaaataagtaaatgaaagataaagatatgaaaatactggatgggttgtttttttaaaaatgtttttgtttctaaatgtttttcttttttcttgttttgtcgtattgttgttttttattgtattttcttttatttttgaagtattgtaactttttattggctgcttttcttttttctgtaattgttaaactttaataaatataattaaaaaaaagaagcaaatatGATTAACAGGAGAAAACTGAGAGGCATTTATTAACAGCCCCTGAAGCCCTGGGCACAAAGTCACAAACAGAAACTGTTCAAAGGTTAGGTACTCTCATATTAAAAATTCTaagattacattttttaaaactccaATTATCAATCTAAGGCACACACTTCCCAGATGTCTACCTGTCTTCCCTAAAGGATGTCCCTCTCATAAAGAGACTTGTATGAACATACAGCCCAGATCCTATACACAAAAGATGGACTAAAAAAGTGCCAAATATAAAATACTCTAAGCTTCCCGCCCCTTCCAATCTGCAACTGCCTTATGTTAGGCATTTTCACTGTACGTACACAAAGACCACACTCTCTTATGCTCCAAAATAAGCTACTATGTACTAGTTTGATAGCTATAAACACGAATGGATTCAAATTCACCGTTAAACACAGTGATAGGAGTATGTGTGTCTCACTTTGAAAACTTCCTGCTACAGCTCACACTTACTATAGCTGTGTCAAAACACACAGCCAAACGTGACATTGTAGCAGCACCCCCAATTACACACATTTATACAGGCCCCCCTAAAACTCACATGGCCCATACTCAAGTGCAGGTAACACAGGTTACATATCCTTTACCCTTGCACTAGTTTATTGCAATCACATTCCAAGTCACCAGCTCTTTGGGTGAAGAAGGGAGTCAAATCCAAACTAGCTATTCTGGCTTTGTTTTGAAAGGTGTTGCTCAAGCAGTgcttgcaatcctgtacacacttatgAGAAAGTAACCTTGTGGTTATTTCCCCACGAATAACCTTGTGGTTGAGCTTACTTACAGCAGAACCATGTCCCTTGAGTACAGTGGCGGCGGCTATTCTGCATCAATGAGGCTGCAAACCTAACCCTGCTTACTTAAGGAAGAaactcccactgaattcagcagggcttagaGGTGGTCAGAACGGACTGCCTTTAAGGAGAGGGTGCTTTGCTGTGATGCTTTTATCCTAGATGATCTCACTGAGatccctgcatggcagggggttgaactggatgatcatcgggatcccttccaaccatagctgtcaaccttcccccttttttgcaggaaattcccttattccagcgccgtttcccgctgctatcccggattgttagatatcccgtaggctgctgatcccttattttcaaatctgaaagttgacagctatgcttccaaCACTACGATTTCAGCGATCCGTTTGCTTTAACAGATCGTATAAATTCTATCGATTTTTTATAATTGTTATTATGTTCTACGCTTTTTTGGTTCAAGCCACCTTGAGATcccttgccggggggggggggagtcaatgaCAACAATAATCCCGGGAGCCCGAAGTGCACGTGTAGGACGTGCACTTCCGTGCGTGTGCTCGGCACCCCCCTCCAGAATTTGGGtcaccttccttcctctcccagcGGTCCACGGTGAACTGGGCGCCGCGGTCGACCTGGGCCAGGGCGCTGCACACCTGGCTCTGCGTCTCCATGATGAGCAGCTCCATGCGGCTCCGCATGGCCCCGCGGCGGTCGCGCAGCTCGCCCAGCCCGCTCACCGGCGGCGCCATGAAGCGCTCGCAGCGCAGCGCCAGCTCGTCGGCGCCCTCCGCCTCCCGGCCGCCGCCACCGGCCAGCTGCCCCCGCCGCTGCTGCTCCATCTCGGCCCGCCGGGCCAGCCCCAGCCCGGCCAACACCGCCGCCGTCGCCGCCGCGCCCCAGCCGAGTCTCCCAGCCCAGCGGGAAGCTCCCGGCGGCGCCCCGCAGCCTCCTGCCCAGAAGCTCCTCCTGCAGCACCAGCGCGGCCCGGCGCCCAGCGACATGCCCCGGGCGCCCGCGGCGCAAACCCCGCGCACCAGCAGCGACATGGCGAGCACGCGCGGAGCTCGGCCACCGACTGCTTCTCACGGCCCGGACTACAAGGAAGCGGCGCACACGCCCCCTCGCCTCGGGAAAGGGGCGGGGGAAGCAAGCAAACAATCCGGAGCAAAGGctcctgggaaacgtagttcggcGCTCCGTCGTGTGCGTCGCCGCCGGGAGGcagccagactacaactcccaagcaaGCTCCGGAATGGGCGTCCGAGCGGGGAAGCGCCTGCTTTGCGCAAGGCGGCGGGCAGGGCAGCACGTAGCGCGAGAGGGAGTCGGTGGCGTGCGCTGTAAACGCGGGCGCTGAGCAAACTGAACTAAGCCGCCCTGTGATCGTCGGAGGAAGCGCGGCATAGaagttcagtacataacaatagtaAAACGCGCCCGCAGCCCTGGGTCCCGTTTCTCTTAACGTGAGAGCGTCGGATCACGATGCATCAAGAGGCTCAGTCCTAAGCACTCGTGGAGTAAACCCAGACGAAGGAATTCTTAGTCCTGGTATATGTGTTTATCAGGTTGGCACCACCTCGGCAGTGGGGCGTCTTGCACTAGCGCTGCCTGAAGCGGGTGTTTCATCACCCCACCTGGTGGGTGGACTGGCTGCGGTAGGTGGCAGAACTGATTATAAATGGCCAACTCAGTCTTGGAGAAGAGGTGGTGCTTTGTGGTGTTGCCTTCACTGGCCTCTCTTACTTtccttgtgataggaattttgaggtcttaaaggtaaaggtacccctgcccatacgggccagtcttgccagactctagggttgtgcgcccatctcactctataggccgggggccagtgctgtctggagacacttccgggtcacgtggccagcgtgacatcgctgctctggcgagccagagctgcacacggaacaccgtttaccttcccgctagtaagcggtccctatttatctacttgcacccgggagtgctttcgaactgctaggttggcaggcgctgggaccgaacaacgggagcgcaccccgccgcggggattcgaaccgctgacctttcgatcggcaagccctaggcgctgaggcttttacccacagcgccacccgcgtcctttgaggtcttagatatatgttaaatg
The sequence above is a segment of the Podarcis muralis chromosome 4, rPodMur119.hap1.1, whole genome shotgun sequence genome. Coding sequences within it:
- the CPOX gene encoding oxygen-dependent coproporphyrinogen-III oxidase, mitochondrial, which encodes MSLLVRGVCAAGARGMSLGAGPRWCCRRSFWAGGCGAPPGASRWAGRLGWGAAATAAVLAGLGLARRAEMEQQRRGQLAGGGGREAEGADELALRCERFMAPPVSGLGELRDRRGAMRSRMELLIMETQSQVCSALAQVDRGAQFTVDRWERKEGGGGISCVLQNGEVFEKAGVNVSVVFGHLSEEAAQQMRSRGKTLKGKSGKLPFCAMGVSSVIHPKNPHVPTIHFNYRYFEIEEADGTTQWWFGGGTDLTPTYLDKDDAVHFHKTLKEACDRHNPELYPKFKKWCDDYFYIKHRGERRGIGGIFFDDLDSPSKEEVFQFVQSCAKAIVPCYVPIVKKHCHDTFSPEEKLWQQIRRGRYVEFNLVYDRGTKFGLATPGSRIESILMSLPLTARWEYMHSPPENSREAEILEVLRHPKDWVP